The Haematobia irritans isolate KBUSLIRL chromosome 1, ASM5000362v1, whole genome shotgun sequence DNA segment CGTTAACTCAGAGAAGAGGAGCTTTAAAATAagtgattttcaaaaatgtaaattatagaaaagaaaaccaCGATGAGCCAAACCAACCATAAAATATCCAACATTTACTATATATAAaccttttttacaaaaatgttttttattgcaaagaattgaatttatttgttcCATTATTCCCCAACATGTGTGTAcaatatttaaatgattttaataTCTAATCTAAGCACATGTGTTGCCCTCTGGTGAACTTTGAATTTAATagagacaaacaaaaaatcactaaGATATGTTGAGTAAGCACAAAAGAATTAGTATTCCCAGGTATACCCTTTAAGGCATTTCAAATAACATCTTGTTGGCATGTTGACAATAATTCTcaaaacacaaataaataaagaaaaatattcgtCTACATATGGGCGATTCCTCAAAAACGTAAAAtctaaaattggaaatacttatttatttatttaagcctATACTGAAAGCGAAGTTTTCCTTTGACacaacaaaagtttcttttaaagcaaataaaaaaatattagagacaATCCACGGTTAATCTTGACAGAAATTCGAGTTTTGTTAAAGAAAGTATATGTATTCCAATATCTACAGTTTagcataattaaaattaaacaaaacctAAGGTTGAGTTAAAATTATTTAACGACAATGCAAAGTTCAAATAATGTAAGCTATGCAATTTATACTTTTAAAATTCTTCAAGTACTTTCAAAATTGCTTCATGAATTCTTTAGTTACTCCTATGGAAATTCACCTAGAATACACAAATTATCGCAATCATCACACTACAAAATTAAAGAATTAGATTAGttgaatttttggggtgttTCGGGATGAATTGACCAGGGCAATTCTATGGTTTGGGGAGGGTTCGACCAACGTATATCAAAGAAAGCCGGCATACCTGCAAACCAGTATGAGTggaaatctttgaaatttttataccatttgTGATACGAACATGTTTTGTGTTGTGATGTCCATCAAAGTTTCTTGTTTGTTTTAGATTTTTGTTAGCTGTCATGATACCATTACAATGTCATCAACCAGCGCCTGTTAGTTTGAATAatccacagtggttccaaatcgcttttttggaaataaatacgCAACTTTTTCCAGGCCCCTAGTGGGTCCAAGGGCTAGCTTTTTTCATACACCTCGGGTGTACCtagattttggtaaattttttaatgaatgtaTACATCATTGGCGACATGATTTAATAAActtaatatattatataaacGTATAATATATAATGTAAAAGTATGctaaatacacgcaaagaaaaaaaaacgtttggaaaacgtgtaccgaaaacgtttttcttttgttagaattttttgaattgcttcgaaaagtatacacttttatcaccaaaaaaattcgttaattacaaaatttttcttttttcgataaaaaaaagttatttttgaaccaacaacacagtccatttcgtttatatcaaacactgttcttttctgactttaggtctttaataagacacattttacagttcatagtaaaaatttaacatagtagaacgtaatgttgaacattttttcggaatctgccgaccatatctggaatatatgtcaaAAAACACTGTggacgaagcagggatcgaacccacgacccttggcatgcaagtcggacgtagcaatcactgctccacggtgcccaactaaatgtatttttctgttaaataaactttgtttaatcggctcgtgggcgccgcaagctatgctatataaatataacttatattgatgacaataacggctacatagctcagtggatagtgtgttggcttacaaattgcatggtccgcggttcgattctccgtccaggcgaaaggtaaaaaaaaatgtaaaaatttttaaaatcgttaATTTCTTGTACATTGTTTgcgttacagaaaaaggtgctaagaactaaaaaaacttcttggaagtgagaaagatgtgagggaaaatgcaattagccagaaaaaaattttttgagttagtctttatgaaattgtttttacatcctggaaaagaataaacgtttatcacaaaaagtatatacttttcttccaaatacacttcctttcaacgaaaagcaaatgagaagcgaactttgtttgtctaaaatatcgtttgggaggaaagaattattttttgtgtgtaccattCATTTTGGTCAATTTGAATGACATAATCGGACCTTTTCTAATATAGCATCCTGACGATCGatttcaccattttacttcttcAGCATTTAAAAATCACAGTTTTCACCTGATTTGTCAAGGCCTTGCAAACATACCGAGACAATAGTGGATACACTGCAAGAAgagttcttttctgaggaacgaacttttagacaaacaatgttttcttttaacGCTAAAAAAAAGTTCGTTCcggagaaaagtattttttctttgggtgtagtgattttatttctcgagcaaTTAAATATTCTTTAGATTAATATTTGGAAGACTATGAAAATttctgatttatttatttatgccgATTGTGTTTTCTTCTTTTGCAGAAACTATTTCTTGCGAAAACGCTTATCCAAAGGACCAAACAAGATTGTTCTTTCGGCCAATGATTTTGTGTTCCCAGTAGATTCCCGAAGGGTAAGTTCCCAATCAATGTGTACTTCATAGTTGTATGACCTGTGGTGAGCTCTAACTATTCTCCTTTCAGGTGGACGAAGGCATAGAGGCTATGCTATGCTGTTGGCTACAACAACTCCAAGAGTTTGGAGGACCCGAGGTTGACAAACCCGATTTGTTAAAAGGTTCGATtggatctttaaaaaatttgggttttctTATACCCGGTGCTTCTGGACCAACCCCTATAAGTGGGCTTAATGGAAAAGCTAGTTCCGGTTCTGCTAGCTTGGCTCGACATAATCCAGCTTTATTGGATATGAGAGCTCGATATAATGGTGACCTAGTCCAACTAAAAGAAGTCTCTTTCAATGGATCGACTGAACTTAAATCCAAAGCTATGGATTTATTAGTTATGGCCCATGGTCTAAGGCATGAGAACATCAATCCCCTAATAGGATGGCTAGCTGATCCCAATCGTACCGCCATGGTCTTTGATTATTGTTCACGTGGTTCGCTACAGGATGTTCTCATTATGGATGAAATCAAATTGGATTGGTCCTTTCGTCTGAGTTTACTTACCGATTTGGTGCGTGGTATGCGTTACCTGCATGCCTCACCACTACGTGTTCATGGTACTCTAACCTCACGCAATTGTGTAGTTGATGCACGTTGGGTTCTCAAAATAACCGATTATGGCCTGCCCCAATTCTATGAAGCTCAAGGTGTCCAGCCAACACCACGAACAGCCAAAGAGATGTTGTGGTGTGCCCCCGAGCAATTGCGTTTGCTAAAACCACACCAACATCACAATCATTTGCGTGTTGTGGCCACTCAAGCAGGTGATGTCTATTCCTTTGGTATTATCATGCAGGAGGTGGTGGTACGCGGTGAACCCTATTGTATGTTGTCATTGTCGGCCGAAGAAATTATAGCTAAAATTAAGAAGCCACCACCACTAATAAGGCCATCGGTGTCTAAAGGAGCTGCACCACCAGAGGCGATAAATATAATGCGACAATGTTGGGCTGAACAACCGGAGATGCGACCAGATTTCAATTCGTAAGTATAGATGAATATGTTGCGTTTTGTAGAGTGGAGTTTTGTTAGAGCACATGGAAAGTTAAATGGCAATGCCAGCTAGTTGACAATGGTCAAATCTCAACAAGCCTctctatttttctttataataataaaatcaattctCTGTTTCAATCACATCTCATTCCTGATCACCCTTTTATATCTCACTTCAAACTGAAAAGCATTAAAAATAAACTtccgttttttctaatattttcctatcgattttttttatatttattactcTTGTTCCATTTCCGTCGCCATCGAACACACCGGTGCGCATTTCAAATGTCCTTTAATCGACATCTCAACATCTTCCTACCATCCAACAAATGATTGGCGATGTCAATGCCGACGCGCGCTATAAATATCAACTATGATGGCTAACGGTTTTGGCGATGATGACTCCGATAATGATGACTCTCTGCCTATCACAACGATTATCGGTGGTGTGGTGTAATGGATGGTGTAATGTGTGTCCTTGACGACATGTTGTTTGGCCATTTGAAATGTTTGTGTCCCAGGGTCTATGAGCGTTTTAAGTTATTGAATCATGGGAGAAAAGTGAACTTTGTggataccatgttccaaatgcTTGAAAAGTACTCGAATAATTTGGAAGAGTTGATACGTGAACGCACCGATCAATTGGATATGGAACGAAAAAAGACTGAGCAACTTTTGAACAGAATGTTGCCAAGGTAATAGGAAGACCATAACAAAGCACAATGTATTGGGGTATTatcatctctctctctctctgttttcAATATCATTTCAGTTCAGtggctgaaaaattaaaaatgggtttGGCCGTTGAGCCTGAAGAATTTTCCGATGTGACGATTTATTTTAGTGACATCGTTGGTTTTACAACGATAGCTGCCCATTGCACACCTGTACAAGTAGTGGATTTGCTCAACGATTTGTATACGATTTTCGATGCCACCATTAATGCTTACAATGTCTATAAGGTAGGTCCAGTTGCTAATACATGCAACCTTTGTCGGAAGCTTATATCCTCTCGTATTGCTTCCATAGGTCGAGACCATTGGTGATGCTTATATGGTGGTTAGTGGTCTTCCCGTTCGCATTCCTGACCATGCCGAACAAATTGCCACAATGGCCTTAGATTTACTGCATCAAAGTGGCCGTTTCAATGTCAAACATCTGCCTGGAGTACCGTTACAACTGAGGATAGGCTTGCATACAGGACCCTGCTGTGCGGGAGTAGTGGGATTAACCATGCCTCGTTATTGTTTGTTTGGCGACACAGTCAATACAGCTTCAAGAATGGAATCTACAGGTGAAGAAAATGAAGATATCATTAAAACTGAGCCAGCGTGAATGTTTAatagatataataaaaaaaatgtttattgtgACATTGAAGACTTTCATTAGTAGTagcatgaacattttcattatttaataCGGACATCGTCACATTGTTttcatttaagaaatttttcatttgtctcaattttaatgataaatttcattaatattgcgATGCTTTTTTTATTACTCTATgtgtttggagaacatttttaatATGGATTTTTTATTCTAGGTTCATCGTGGCGCATTCACATGTCTCAGGAAACTCGAAACCGTTTGGAAGCCAGAGGTGGTTATACAATTGAACCACGTGGTCTTATTGAAATCAAAGGCAAAGGAATGATGAATACATTTTGGTTGCTGGGTAAGAAAGGCTTCGAGAAGCCTTTACCCAACCCCCCACCGATCGGGTAAGTACTTCATTTAATCAGCACAACTGAATGAACTCTCTAATATGACTAGTCTTTCTCCAAATGCCGACGATGAATTATCCTTGCCAATATAGAGAATCCCATGGGTAATCTATTGAAGTTACATATGCCTCCTTTCCCTCAGTTTGAAGATGTTTTGTTTATCTCCTTTTACAGTTTGGATGAATCGTTGATACGCAACTCCATTACCTTAAAGGCCCAGGCCAATAAGTCTCGCAATAGTACAAATCCTTCGTCCAGTCAATCCTCTTCACTGGCAGGCGAATCCGTCGAAGTGAAAGTAGAAATCACACCGCCCACAAATGCCGAAGTTTCTTCTCCCATTTTGCCAAATTCCTATTCATTAGATTCCAACTCCACCACTACCATTAGTCCCAATATGACATTATGTCCAGAGTTCCCTATCAAAACTCCCAGTACCTCACCCCAACCACGTAAGATAAGTGAACTACCCAGCGATAATCTTTTGAATCCCAATAGTTTCAATCGTCTGCCTTCATCCACGGCTGGTTCGTCCTCGAGGCTATACAAAAAGCTGGAGGAAATGATGGATCTTAGTTCACCctacaaccattacaaatgtctCAGCCCCAGTGAAAGTAATCTAACACAATTCTACGATGGCAAATATCTTTATAGTGGAGGTGGGACAGGGGCCCCTATTCAGAGTGCCAGTAATACCAGTAGCCTGCAATCGCAGACGGGTAGGTTTGACAAGCCCGGCTCTTCACGTTTGCTACGACGTCAATTTAGCTTAGATCGTGATGATACCCATAACAAGAGTGAACATCATCATCAGCAACATCATCAGTCTTCCCTACAATCATCCCATACCATGTCGATGTCGAGTAAGTCTTCAATGTTAGAGATTCCTATACTCCATGATACCTCAAGAAGTCCCAAGGGAACCATAAATCGCTTGCACAAACAAAATTCCAATTCGATAGCCcaagatttggaaaaaattgaggaAATTCCTCTGTCACCGGCATCATCCCAACAGCATAGTAGTTTAGATAGTAACATGAATCGTAGTCCACCATCCACGGTGGATGCCCATTCGCCACCACCTACGTCTGTCACCCATGGTACCATGAGGGGAACATTGGGAGGCTATCTGCCATCCACATCACCACCGCCCACTACATTACTTTCAGCTCCGGCATCTCCAGCTCCATCAAGAACACTAAATGGTAATGTACCCCCCACAGTGGAAAGTCCTACTACAGATGCCTCATCTACGGCAACAACAACGGCTTCAGTAAATTCGAATCCTTCGGTTCCCAATGAAGATCATAGCAATCTTAGAAGACCTGAAATTACATTAAATGTTGAAGCTCTCCTGAGTAGGTAGGATACGGTATAAGTGCTCTATGTCTAGAGCATTTTGCTATTACCATAAGATTCAAGGAAGCAATTTtggattgaaattgaaatcggttgttttttaaatatttacaagtATCTACAATGATCtgatttatgaaaaatcttggaaaaaatacaaaatgaaatccgtctgtctgtcagtcAGTTAAGTTGTCTAAACCCGATTCATCATAATCTTGTAAACTAATAAATTGAAGTTATTGTATTATTTCAAATCCAATGAGTTACAGTTTTTTTGCTGATGATCCTACTATAGTGTTTGGTTACATGTTTCGATTGTATTACAAGATGGATGATGACCATAACGTGAATAGATGGTAACGAAGCGCAAGAATTCATATGGTATTGCCGGACACTTACGTGGTGTGAGACGACATATTTAATTCGCTACCAGTTATCTGAGGGGTTTTCAACACCTCTTTGGTATCTGCCTGTTCTTCGAAGAGTGATTAACTGCCTGTTCATGGAAT contains these protein-coding regions:
- the LOC142220913 gene encoding uncharacterized protein LOC142220913, which codes for MKLKICQVGNLFLLLTAFFISRKFEQSHLQQNRQQTKLTSVSSEVAAVGNQGPSSIDAALIRIPINNAFNSTFANDDRSQITNVPVKVNRNQTEKPKTKTETLGDSLTDVVDNNVGRMHPQPTRASGKRAMSVSPAASSTQLSQARYVTALMKRSLQYQDHQHNGGNQNGFVPQSKHDKRYHEHQPESESEAHQDFQSHQKALYSTQSSTLSETFSDSSYFRHQQQQTKALMKRSTNVTSNLPNQIPYQSDHHHHKATTKDYGRVAILMPSHLLHRMHVQQGFYDFLEFFQVNLDNVTVDFIADDDLTTFIKLLEQPNYMTVVKTLNTGINLDNNDDDNDGDDLHEGVLAKPQPQGRQGKQSAPIKDSKNGKGTFSVQNKDANPHNDAKADMADDNVRKGSEDLSNEEKEQSQKKRLEKQQQKSLNIGYCHLAKALQRDFNKTVLFWPCPHMKESSNFLPSYEAISFAVKSIATKLNWTQVDIFVGDENWALPMAIAANMHIPYKIEIGEDDIRDLHAEDKFGKAIIITAAMNDDSTLRLLSLLEPLQYTKVLLIDIVATSFNAENSFYKYLTRINPDSALMSNLLLLTVLSDNYRHFLNVAFDDNGIELVQNFRQKRHRKEIVTPTNPALSSHVGDNEENIDWPIHLDKSAAEVLLDKLETDASATPTTIQTEAEMTVDNHPKEPKASVANVTHNKLELLGEWIARCPFVNESLGDLNEICLNYHQCLDPVGGGKRNESITLMIADLCQTHFMEHEQHLIERLRSFIDFFNFYDFLIANVLPTNVNRAPRVNATFNLGEENTSAKAVINESEHVPKYDFIVLDVVRKGSQTGPTSAPSNVKSTTNDIVNSTGNQQSFNTTTSAKSPIYLESTASTPNHNGGPSAQPIEGLTAAFKWRPLLILEQHEIHLKTYITHSIRPGYDDWLLVSTAQLWQCGSICWAIIAISASLLVAIIVASVAAGIAMRNYFLRKRLSKGPNKIVLSANDFVFPVDSRRVDEGIEAMLCCWLQQLQEFGGPEVDKPDLLKGSIGSLKNLGFLIPGASGPTPISGLNGKASSGSASLARHNPALLDMRARYNGDLVQLKEVSFNGSTELKSKAMDLLVMAHGLRHENINPLIGWLADPNRTAMVFDYCSRGSLQDVLIMDEIKLDWSFRLSLLTDLVRGMRYLHASPLRVHGTLTSRNCVVDARWVLKITDYGLPQFYEAQGVQPTPRTAKEMLWCAPEQLRLLKPHQHHNHLRVVATQAGDVYSFGIIMQEVVVRGEPYCMLSLSAEEIIAKIKKPPPLIRPSVSKGAAPPEAINIMRQCWAEQPEMRPDFNSVYERFKLLNHGRKVNFVDTMFQMLEKYSNNLEELIRERTDQLDMERKKTEQLLNRMLPSSVAEKLKMGLAVEPEEFSDVTIYFSDIVGFTTIAAHCTPVQVVDLLNDLYTIFDATINAYNVYKVETIGDAYMVVSGLPVRIPDHAEQIATMALDLLHQSGRFNVKHLPGVPLQLRIGLHTGPCCAGVVGLTMPRYCLFGDTVNTASRMESTGSSWRIHMSQETRNRLEARGGYTIEPRGLIEIKGKGMMNTFWLLGKKGFEKPLPNPPPIGESHGLDESLIRNSITLKAQANKSRNSTNPSSSQSSSLAGESVEVKVEITPPTNAEVSSPILPNSYSLDSNSTTTISPNMTLCPEFPIKTPSTSPQPRKISELPSDNLLNPNSFNRLPSSTAGSSSRLYKKLEEMMDLSSPYNHYKCLSPSESNLTQFYDGKYLYSGGGTGAPIQSASNTSSLQSQTGRFDKPGSSRLLRRQFSLDRDDTHNKSEHHHQQHHQSSLQSSHTMSMSSKSSMLEIPILHDTSRSPKGTINRLHKQNSNSIAQDLEKIEEIPLSPASSQQHSSLDSNMNRSPPSTVDAHSPPPTSVTHGTMRGTLGGYLPSTSPPPTTLLSAPASPAPSRTLNGNVPPTVESPTTDASSTATTTASVNSNPSVPNEDHSNLRRPEITLNVEALLSR